From Alphaproteobacteria bacterium, the proteins below share one genomic window:
- the modC gene encoding molybdenum ABC transporter ATP-binding protein: protein MIEVDIALRIGDFDLAAAFDAPAGSVTALFGRSGSGKSTIIDCVAGLRRPDRGRVVVEGETLFADGGTNVPPEGRRLGYVFQDARLFPHLSVVSNLRYGERGARGGRRIASFDDVVALLGIGHLLERRPGTLSGGERQRVAIGRALLSQPRALLMDEPLAALDRERKAEVLPYIERLRDRFGLPILYVSHAVEEVVRLAQKVVRIEHGRITGVGPVEEMLSGGAIGDEHGPASVLRAVLKRHDGRFGLTVLEVGAGRELVTPAIEQPIGDAVRVRILARDVSLALEVPTGISIQNRLEATIADMARPSRFIVDVKLDIGAPLWSRVSAKAAEELALAPGKRVVALIKTVALERE, encoded by the coding sequence GTGATCGAGGTCGACATCGCCCTGCGCATCGGCGACTTTGACCTCGCTGCCGCTTTCGATGCGCCCGCCGGCAGCGTCACGGCATTGTTCGGCCGCTCGGGTTCGGGCAAGTCGACCATCATCGACTGCGTCGCCGGCCTGCGCCGTCCGGACCGCGGCCGCGTCGTCGTCGAGGGCGAGACGCTGTTCGCAGATGGAGGGACCAATGTGCCGCCGGAGGGTCGGCGCCTGGGCTACGTCTTCCAGGACGCGCGGCTCTTCCCGCATCTCAGCGTCGTGTCCAACCTGCGCTATGGCGAGCGCGGCGCGCGCGGCGGCCGGCGCATCGCCAGCTTCGACGACGTCGTCGCCCTGCTCGGCATCGGCCATCTGCTGGAGCGGCGGCCGGGCACGCTCTCCGGCGGCGAGCGACAGCGCGTCGCCATCGGGCGCGCGCTCCTGTCGCAGCCACGCGCGCTCCTGATGGACGAGCCGCTGGCGGCGCTCGACCGCGAGCGCAAGGCCGAGGTGCTGCCGTACATCGAACGCCTGCGCGATCGCTTCGGCCTGCCGATCCTCTATGTCAGCCACGCCGTCGAGGAGGTCGTGCGCCTGGCGCAGAAGGTCGTGCGCATCGAGCACGGCCGCATCACCGGAGTCGGCCCGGTCGAGGAGATGCTGAGCGGCGGCGCGATCGGTGACGAGCACGGGCCGGCGAGCGTGCTGCGCGCCGTCTTGAAGCGCCACGACGGCCGCTTCGGCCTGACGGTGCTGGAGGTCGGCGCCGGCCGCGAGCTGGTGACGCCCGCGATCGAGCAACCGATCGGCGACGCGGTGCGCGTGCGCATCCTGGCGCGGGACGTGTCACTGGCGCTCGAGGTGCCGACCGGCATCAGCATTCAGAACCGCCTCGAGGCGACGATCGCCGACATGGCGCGGCCCAGCCGGTTCATCGTCGACGTCAAGCTCGACATCGGCGCGCCGCTGTGGTCGCGCGTCAGCGCCAAGGCGGCCGAGGAACTGGCGCTCGCCCCAGGCAAGCGTGTGGTGGCCCTGATCAAGACCGTGGCGCTGGAACGCGAATAG
- the modB gene encoding molybdate ABC transporter permease subunit — MILSPEELGILLLSLKVAAWSVAVSLVPAIAIGWALARYSFPGKAAIDATLHLPLVLPPVVVGYVLLVLFAPRGPLGAPLREWFGIDFSFSWRGAVLAAAVMGFPLMTQAIRLSAQAVDRRLEQAARTLGAPPWRVFLTITLPLMAPGVLAGAVLSFARSLGEFGATITFVSNIPGETRTLPLAIYAYTQVPGGDGPALRLTLISIAVALAALAGAELLNRALSRRIGALQ, encoded by the coding sequence ATGATCCTGTCCCCCGAGGAACTCGGCATCCTTCTGCTGAGCCTGAAGGTCGCGGCGTGGAGCGTCGCGGTCAGCCTGGTGCCGGCGATCGCGATCGGCTGGGCGCTGGCTCGCTACAGCTTCCCCGGCAAGGCGGCGATCGATGCGACCCTGCACCTTCCGCTGGTGCTGCCGCCGGTCGTCGTCGGCTACGTGCTGCTGGTGCTGTTCGCGCCCAGGGGCCCACTGGGCGCGCCGCTGCGCGAATGGTTCGGCATCGACTTCTCCTTTTCCTGGCGCGGCGCGGTGCTGGCCGCCGCGGTCATGGGCTTTCCGCTGATGACGCAGGCGATCCGCCTGTCGGCGCAGGCCGTCGATCGCAGGCTCGAGCAGGCGGCGCGCACGCTGGGAGCGCCGCCATGGCGGGTCTTCCTCACCATCACCCTGCCGCTGATGGCGCCCGGTGTGCTCGCCGGTGCGGTGCTGTCCTTCGCGCGCTCGCTGGGCGAGTTCGGCGCCACCATCACCTTCGTATCGAACATCCCCGGCGAGACCCGGACCCTGCCGCTGGCGATCTACGCCTACACGCAGGTGCCCGGCGGCGACGGCCCGGCGCTGCGCCTGACCTTGATCTCGATCGCCGTGGCGCTGGCGGCGCTGGCCGGCGCCGAGCTCCTGAACCGCGCGCTCAGCCGGCGCATCGGAGCGCTCCAGTGA
- the modA gene encoding molybdate ABC transporter substrate-binding protein, which translates to MRHRGWRRCFTAILFVATSSSGVAAQEIRVLAAASLSSVLDRLCQTWAARGEPKCVPVYAASSALARQIENGAPGDVFISADEPWMKHVVDRKAVKLETRRALATNLLVIVASADSRVLLTPGTNFAIAAALDGGRLSLADPDTVPAGRYAKAALTHFGVWDQVAGRIARAENARDALAFVARGAAPLGIVYGTDARAEPKVRIVATFPEGSHPPVVYPMAVTANVRSPRAQAFLDFLTTPQSQKTLADSGFGPPPK; encoded by the coding sequence ATGCGGCATCGTGGCTGGCGGCGATGCTTCACGGCAATCCTGTTCGTCGCGACATCGTCGAGCGGTGTCGCGGCGCAGGAAATCCGCGTGCTGGCCGCAGCCAGCCTGTCGAGCGTGCTCGACAGGCTCTGCCAGACCTGGGCGGCGCGAGGCGAACCGAAATGCGTTCCGGTATATGCCGCCTCCTCCGCCCTGGCGCGGCAGATCGAGAACGGCGCACCGGGCGACGTGTTCATCTCGGCCGACGAGCCGTGGATGAAGCACGTCGTCGACAGGAAGGCGGTGAAGCTCGAGACGCGGCGCGCGCTGGCGACCAACCTGCTGGTGATCGTCGCGTCTGCCGACAGCAGGGTTTTGCTGACACCCGGCACGAACTTCGCCATCGCCGCGGCGCTGGACGGCGGCCGTCTGTCGCTGGCCGATCCCGATACGGTGCCGGCCGGGCGCTACGCCAAGGCGGCGCTGACGCATTTCGGCGTCTGGGACCAGGTCGCGGGCAGGATCGCGCGCGCCGAGAACGCGCGCGACGCGCTGGCCTTCGTGGCGCGCGGCGCGGCGCCGCTGGGCATCGTCTACGGCACCGACGCCAGGGCCGAGCCGAAGGTACGCATCGTCGCCACCTTCCCCGAAGGAAGCCATCCGCCCGTGGTCTATCCGATGGCCGTCACCGCCAACGTGAGGAGCCCGCGCGCGCAGGCCTTCCTCGACTTCCTGACGACACCGCAGTCGCAGAAGACGCTGGCGGATTCGGGCTTCGGCCCGCCGCCGAAGTGA